The Microbacterium foliorum genome has a window encoding:
- a CDS encoding NAD(P)/FAD-dependent oxidoreductase codes for MYDTIVTPAEIVVVGAGMVAHRFVESLLSRAQTPLHVTVIGDEGRRPYDRIGLPRIASGGAAEDLELDRSVFEDFRVRFLDDDRALRIDRAARTVMTRSRVVVPYDTLVLATGSYTPIFAVEGADLPGCFSDRTIDDVEALAQFAAGRRRSLGRRLRAAVVGRGSHGAELAAALHDIDVVSTLVEHSESRISHLVPEESGAVGAVRFDDGETEAVDLVVLSVHPRPRDELARNANLQVAERGGVVIDDRCTTSDPHILAIGEVARFDGRCVPRVAPGYAMAEVAASRILGGDAVFLGFDQPFSGSRTPGHDDPTAGEESTAVIVIGELAESGMLRLASSRIAKGVG; via the coding sequence ATGTACGACACCATCGTCACTCCTGCCGAGATCGTGGTGGTCGGCGCGGGGATGGTGGCGCACCGTTTCGTCGAGAGTCTGCTCAGCCGTGCGCAGACACCGCTGCATGTGACGGTGATCGGCGACGAGGGACGTCGGCCGTACGACCGCATCGGCCTCCCGCGCATCGCATCCGGAGGCGCGGCGGAGGATCTCGAGCTGGACCGTTCGGTGTTCGAGGACTTCCGAGTGCGGTTCCTGGACGACGATCGCGCTCTGCGGATCGATCGGGCTGCGCGCACGGTGATGACCCGGTCACGCGTCGTCGTGCCCTACGACACCCTGGTGCTCGCCACCGGCTCGTACACACCGATATTCGCGGTCGAGGGCGCGGATCTGCCGGGGTGCTTCTCCGACCGGACGATCGACGACGTCGAGGCGCTCGCGCAGTTCGCGGCAGGCCGACGGCGTTCGCTGGGCCGTCGCCTGCGCGCGGCCGTGGTCGGCCGTGGATCCCACGGCGCAGAGCTCGCCGCCGCGCTGCACGACATCGACGTCGTCTCCACCCTGGTGGAGCACTCGGAATCGCGCATTTCCCATCTGGTCCCCGAGGAGTCCGGTGCGGTCGGTGCTGTGCGATTCGACGACGGGGAGACCGAGGCCGTCGACCTCGTCGTGCTCTCCGTGCACCCGCGACCCCGCGACGAGCTGGCCCGCAATGCGAACCTGCAGGTCGCCGAGCGCGGAGGCGTGGTGATCGACGACCGCTGCACCACCTCCGATCCGCACATCCTCGCGATCGGCGAGGTCGCCCGCTTCGACGGTCGCTGCGTCCCGCGCGTCGCGCCCGGCTACGCGATGGCCGAGGTCGCCGCGAGCCGTATTCTCGGGGGCGACGCCGTCTTCCTCGGCTTCGATCAGCCGTTCTCGGGCAGCAGGACACCGGGTCACGACGACCCCACGGCGGGGGAGGAGAGCACCGCGGTCATCGTGATCGGGGAGCTCGCCGAATCCGGGATGCTGCGGCTCGCATCGAGCCGCATAGCGAAGGGCGTCGGGTGA
- a CDS encoding formate/nitrite transporter family protein, with protein sequence MSYIKPAELATRMVDAGAYKLQLSTRDTLIRAFMGAALLTIAAAFAVTVSTQTGQPLLGAVLFPVGFVMLYLLGYDLLTGVFTLGPLAVLDRRPGATFGSLMRNWGLVFLGNFGGAFLVAILMAVYFTYGFSTAPSAVGEAISEIGHGRTVGYADHGAAGMLTLFIRGVLCNWMVSTGVVLAMVSDSTIGKIVAMWLPIMLFFYMGFEHSIVNMFLFPSGLLMGADFTVWDYLVWNELPTVVGNLVGGLLFVGLPIYFTHGRPKARVARDARAMRRRARLVTTAASTSGTSVADRETTAAELEPTRV encoded by the coding sequence GTGTCCTACATCAAGCCCGCCGAGCTCGCCACCCGCATGGTCGACGCCGGTGCATACAAACTGCAGCTGTCCACCCGCGATACGCTCATCCGCGCGTTCATGGGCGCGGCTCTGCTCACGATCGCCGCCGCGTTCGCGGTGACGGTGTCGACGCAGACCGGTCAGCCGCTCCTCGGCGCCGTCCTGTTCCCGGTGGGCTTCGTGATGCTCTACCTGCTCGGGTACGACCTGCTGACCGGGGTGTTCACCCTCGGACCGCTCGCGGTGCTCGACCGCCGTCCCGGCGCGACGTTCGGATCGTTGATGCGCAACTGGGGACTCGTCTTCCTCGGCAACTTCGGCGGTGCATTCCTGGTGGCGATCCTCATGGCCGTCTACTTCACATACGGCTTCTCGACCGCGCCCAGCGCAGTCGGCGAGGCGATCAGCGAGATCGGACACGGTCGGACGGTCGGCTATGCCGATCACGGTGCGGCAGGCATGCTGACGTTGTTCATCCGCGGAGTGCTGTGCAACTGGATGGTGTCGACGGGCGTCGTGCTGGCGATGGTGTCGGACAGCACGATCGGCAAGATCGTCGCGATGTGGCTCCCGATCATGCTGTTCTTCTACATGGGGTTCGAGCATTCGATCGTGAACATGTTCCTGTTCCCGTCCGGACTTCTGATGGGCGCCGACTTCACCGTGTGGGACTACCTGGTGTGGAACGAGCTGCCGACGGTCGTCGGAAACCTCGTCGGCGGTCTCCTCTTCGTCGGGCTGCCCATCTACTTCACCCACGGGCGCCCGAAGGCTCGCGTCGCCCGTGACGCGCGTGCGATGCGACGACGAGCGCGTCTCGTCACCACCGCTGCGTCGACATCCGGCACCTCGGTGGCCGACCGGGAGACGACCGCTGCCGAGCTCGAGCCGACGCGGGTCTGA
- a CDS encoding sirohydrochlorin chelatase produces MTTLIACSHGTDSPEGRRTVEDLVDLVRQRMPGTRVVQAFVDVQEPTVVDVIERERRLDDVVVAPLLLSVGFHTAVDIADAVRPHENVRQGEPLGTHPLIAEVLAARLRTAIAGTWLPGDHVVLAAAGSSNPAAVADVAAAAEHLARLIPAPITIGYASAIEPRIGAAVASARRDGAARVIAASHVLAPGYFAGLVRKSGADLVSAPLGVDVRIAEVVVDRFGAA; encoded by the coding sequence ATGACGACGCTCATCGCCTGCTCCCACGGCACCGACTCGCCGGAGGGTCGGAGGACCGTCGAGGACCTCGTGGATCTCGTGCGGCAGCGGATGCCGGGCACACGAGTCGTGCAGGCATTCGTCGACGTGCAGGAGCCGACGGTGGTCGACGTGATCGAGCGCGAGCGGCGCCTCGACGACGTCGTGGTGGCGCCCCTGCTGCTCTCCGTCGGCTTTCACACAGCCGTCGACATCGCAGATGCGGTGCGTCCGCACGAGAACGTGCGGCAGGGTGAGCCCCTCGGCACGCATCCGCTGATCGCCGAGGTTCTGGCAGCCCGACTGCGCACGGCGATCGCGGGCACCTGGCTCCCGGGCGACCATGTCGTACTCGCCGCAGCGGGGTCGAGCAATCCCGCCGCGGTCGCCGATGTCGCCGCGGCGGCCGAGCACCTGGCCCGCCTCATCCCGGCCCCGATCACCATCGGGTACGCCTCGGCCATCGAACCCCGGATCGGGGCGGCGGTGGCATCCGCTCGACGCGACGGTGCCGCTCGAGTGATCGCCGCGAGCCACGTGCTCGCTCCCGGGTATTTCGCCGGGCTGGTCCGGAAGTCCGGAGCCGACCTGGTGTCTGCGCCACTCGGCGTCGACGTGCGGATCGCCGAAGTCGTCGTCGACAGGTTCGGCGCCGCCTGA
- a CDS encoding uroporphyrinogen-III synthase, translating into MTTHAPLPPALAGCTIVVAADRRGGDLASALERRGGHVYRAPALSIIPNEDDEDLLTRTRDLIADPPDIVIVTTGVGFRGWIDAAHENDLAEDLAAALSEAQFVARGPKAHGAIQQAGFTADWVAESETSAEVGEYLTAEGVAGRRIAIQHHGAGADGLDALLGGLGAEVVSITVYRWGPPPDPTIVHRSVVQAGAGEVDAVLFTSAPGAAEWVRAAARADTLDAIRRRAAGGRLLLAAVGPITAAPLHDADLHTTIAARGRLGSLVRCVVDHFASGAAPRVRTTAGVLEVRSGGVLLDGRFVPLSRAGTSILSELFDAAGRVLSREQLGLALPRGGESAHAVEMAIARLREALGGASVIQTIVKRGYRLTVEDPE; encoded by the coding sequence GTGACGACCCATGCCCCCCTTCCGCCGGCTCTCGCCGGATGCACCATCGTCGTCGCCGCGGACAGGCGCGGGGGCGACCTCGCCTCGGCGCTCGAGCGCCGAGGCGGGCACGTCTACCGCGCACCTGCGCTGAGCATCATCCCGAACGAGGACGACGAGGACCTCCTCACGCGCACCCGCGACCTGATCGCCGACCCGCCGGACATCGTGATCGTGACGACGGGCGTCGGCTTCCGAGGGTGGATCGACGCCGCGCACGAGAACGATCTGGCGGAGGACCTCGCTGCCGCGTTGTCGGAAGCGCAGTTCGTCGCACGCGGACCCAAGGCGCACGGCGCGATTCAGCAGGCCGGTTTCACCGCCGACTGGGTGGCCGAGTCCGAGACCTCCGCGGAGGTGGGGGAGTACCTCACGGCCGAAGGCGTCGCCGGTCGGCGCATCGCGATTCAGCACCACGGTGCGGGGGCGGATGGCCTCGATGCGCTGCTCGGAGGCCTCGGTGCCGAGGTCGTGAGCATCACGGTGTACCGGTGGGGGCCGCCGCCCGACCCGACGATCGTGCACCGCTCCGTCGTGCAGGCGGGCGCGGGCGAGGTGGACGCGGTGCTCTTCACCTCCGCACCCGGCGCCGCGGAATGGGTCAGGGCCGCGGCTCGCGCGGACACCCTCGACGCGATCCGCCGCCGCGCCGCCGGCGGGCGGCTCCTGCTCGCGGCCGTGGGCCCGATCACCGCGGCACCGCTCCATGACGCCGACCTGCACACCACGATCGCGGCTCGCGGACGTCTCGGCTCTCTGGTCCGATGCGTCGTCGATCACTTCGCCTCGGGCGCGGCGCCTCGGGTGCGTACCACGGCCGGTGTGCTGGAGGTGCGCAGCGGCGGTGTGCTGCTCGACGGTCGCTTCGTACCGCTGTCCCGCGCGGGCACCAGCATCCTGAGTGAACTCTTCGACGCCGCCGGGCGGGTGCTCTCCAGGGAGCAGCTCGGACTCGCGCTGCCGCGTGGGGGCGAGAGCGCTCATGCCGTCGAGATGGCGATCGCACGACTCCGCGAGGCGCTCGGTGGCGCGAGCGTGATCCAGACGATCGTGAAGCGCGGCTATCGACTCACGGTGGAGGATCCGGAATGA
- the cobA gene encoding uroporphyrinogen-III C-methyltransferase: MTLMLGVTLAGRDVLLVGGGPVAAKRLRRFLAEGARPRIVAPVLHAESARLVEHHGVAWEPREFCPTDLDGAWLVHTATGDPHVDRLVAEQCESQRVLCINASDGERGSARLTAQAEIGDVTVGVTSTVGADPRRSVAVRDAVVDLVADGRLPLRRRRTARSGRVDLVGGGPGPADLMTVRARRLIAEADVLVIDRLGPAAEITQGLDPDVMVIDVGKRPGRHPVPQDEINRIIVEHAAAGHRVVRLKGGDPFVFGRGGEEMLACLAAGVPVDVTPGISSAIAVPQSAGIPVTHRGTAAAFHVVNGQGGFGPGTLEAMADATVTTVVLMGVAALGRLVDSALAHGVPKDRPVAFVESGHTPQQRTTRTTLGRAVGDARAVGLRNPAVIVIGEVASEHLLLPTPVASGAARA; the protein is encoded by the coding sequence ATGACACTGATGCTGGGCGTCACCCTGGCGGGACGCGACGTGCTGCTGGTCGGCGGAGGCCCTGTGGCTGCGAAGCGGCTCCGACGGTTCCTCGCGGAGGGGGCGAGACCGCGCATCGTCGCGCCGGTGCTGCATGCCGAGAGCGCGCGGCTCGTGGAGCATCACGGTGTCGCCTGGGAGCCGCGGGAGTTCTGTCCGACGGATCTCGACGGGGCCTGGCTCGTGCACACGGCGACCGGGGATCCGCACGTCGACCGCCTGGTCGCCGAGCAGTGCGAATCGCAGCGCGTGCTCTGCATCAACGCCTCGGATGGCGAGCGCGGCTCGGCCAGGCTCACGGCGCAGGCGGAGATCGGCGACGTCACCGTCGGCGTCACCAGCACTGTCGGCGCGGACCCGCGCCGTTCCGTCGCGGTGCGCGATGCCGTCGTCGACCTGGTCGCCGACGGCCGACTGCCGCTGAGGCGCCGCCGCACGGCCCGCAGCGGCAGGGTCGACCTGGTCGGTGGAGGCCCTGGCCCGGCTGATCTCATGACGGTGCGCGCGCGACGCCTGATCGCAGAGGCCGATGTGCTCGTCATCGACCGTCTCGGGCCCGCGGCCGAGATCACGCAGGGGCTCGACCCGGATGTCATGGTGATCGACGTGGGCAAGCGACCCGGTCGTCACCCCGTCCCGCAGGACGAGATCAACCGAATCATCGTCGAGCACGCCGCGGCGGGGCACCGGGTCGTCCGACTGAAGGGCGGCGATCCTTTCGTCTTCGGGCGCGGCGGCGAGGAGATGCTCGCCTGTCTCGCCGCCGGTGTCCCGGTGGATGTGACGCCGGGGATATCGAGCGCCATCGCCGTTCCCCAGTCGGCCGGCATCCCTGTCACGCACCGGGGCACGGCAGCCGCCTTCCATGTCGTGAACGGTCAGGGCGGCTTCGGGCCGGGTACCCTCGAAGCCATGGCTGATGCGACGGTGACGACGGTCGTGCTGATGGGTGTCGCCGCTCTCGGACGACTGGTCGATTCCGCGCTCGCTCACGGCGTGCCGAAGGACCGTCCTGTCGCGTTCGTCGAGAGCGGGCACACCCCGCAGCAGCGCACGACGCGCACGACCCTCGGGCGCGCGGTCGGGGATGCGCGAGCGGTCGGACTCCGCAATCCCGCCGTGATCGTGATCGGTGAAGTCGCGAGCGAACACCTGCTGCTGCCGACCCCTGTCGCGAGCGGGGCTGCTCGGGCGTGA
- the nirD gene encoding nitrite reductase small subunit NirD: MTLTGPSAGSRVRVCAVQDLEVERGRAALFGTVQIALFLLADGSVHAVSNLDPYSGANVMSRGIVGSRGETPTLASPMHKQIFDLRTGACIETQGREPASLRVWQVSVVDGHVEFDIEEIR; encoded by the coding sequence ATGACGCTCACCGGTCCCTCCGCCGGCAGCCGCGTGCGGGTCTGCGCCGTGCAGGATCTCGAGGTGGAGCGTGGACGGGCGGCACTGTTCGGAACGGTCCAGATCGCACTGTTCCTCCTCGCCGACGGATCCGTGCACGCCGTGTCGAATCTCGACCCGTACAGCGGCGCGAACGTGATGTCCCGCGGCATCGTCGGCAGCAGGGGCGAGACGCCGACCCTCGCCTCGCCGATGCACAAGCAGATCTTCGACCTGCGCACCGGGGCCTGCATCGAGACCCAGGGCAGGGAGCCGGCGTCGCTGCGCGTCTGGCAGGTGAGCGTGGTCGACGGTCACGTGGAGTTCGACATCGAGGAGATCCGATGA
- the nirB gene encoding nitrite reductase large subunit NirB → MIVRDSTAADVVVVGAGMVAHRFVESLLRSEDDALTVTIVGEEARTPYDRVGLTSYFSGARAEDLELHTGILADPRIRFIGDDRVTGIDRVARRVRTRSGARHSYGTLVLATGSYALRPAIDGAELPGCFVYRTLDDVEAISRFVEHRQAQLGRQLRGTVIGGGLLGLEAAGALQGLQVGCTVVQSSDRLMSAQLDLAGGTILRRLIEAKGIEVRTGTRTTRLDPDASGAVAALQFQDGSMHEADIVIFTVGVRPQDSLARLAQLDVHPAGGVLIDSRCRTADEHILAIGEVANYDGRSVGLVAPGYAMAEVAATRLLGADATFPGYDDSAKLKLSGVDVASFGDAMADTPNALDVVYTDPVRGVYKKLVLSDDAKTLLGGILVGDASAYSSLRPLVGAPLGADPAAYLLPEGGTGIPDDELPESAVICSCSNVTAGRIREAVHSDGCADVAAVKACTKAGATCGSCLFAVKKIVGQELTKLGQATSDALCEHFAMSRRQLFDAVRVSEMSTFSAIIGRFGTGRGCDICKPALASILAVLVGSHVLDGENASLQDTNDHVMANMQKDGTYSVVPRMPGGEVTPAGLIAIGSIAESYGLYTKITGGQRIDMFGARLEQLPQIWQRLVDAGFESGQAYGKALRTVKSCVGSTWCRYGVLDAVGMAVRLELRYRGLRAPHKLKVGVSGCARECAEARSKDVGVIATESGWNMYVGGNGGFSPRHAELLASDLDDEGLIRAIDRFFMYYIRTADRLQRTAGWCTELDGGLEGLRAVIFDDSLGICDDLDVAMAVHVDRYEDEWAATLRDPVKLRRFESFVNATDTPDPSLAYVPERGQARPATAQERSDAAVLIAGTTLEVRR, encoded by the coding sequence GTGATCGTTCGAGACAGCACAGCGGCGGATGTCGTGGTGGTCGGCGCGGGGATGGTGGCGCACCGATTCGTCGAGAGTCTGCTCCGCTCGGAGGACGACGCGCTCACCGTGACGATCGTCGGAGAGGAAGCCCGCACGCCCTACGACCGGGTGGGCCTCACCTCGTATTTCTCGGGCGCGCGGGCCGAGGACCTGGAGCTGCACACCGGGATCCTCGCAGATCCGCGCATCCGATTCATCGGCGATGATCGGGTCACGGGGATCGATCGGGTCGCGCGCCGCGTGCGCACACGGTCAGGGGCACGGCACTCCTACGGCACGCTCGTCCTGGCGACGGGCTCGTACGCGCTGCGGCCCGCAATCGACGGCGCCGAGCTCCCCGGCTGCTTCGTGTATCGGACGCTCGATGATGTCGAGGCGATCAGCCGGTTCGTCGAGCACCGGCAGGCGCAGCTCGGACGTCAGCTGCGCGGCACGGTGATCGGCGGCGGCCTGCTCGGGCTGGAAGCGGCCGGTGCGCTGCAGGGGCTGCAGGTCGGATGCACGGTGGTGCAGTCATCCGATCGACTCATGTCGGCCCAGCTCGACCTGGCGGGCGGGACGATCCTTCGCCGCCTGATCGAGGCGAAGGGCATCGAGGTGCGGACCGGCACGCGGACCACGCGCCTCGACCCCGATGCATCGGGTGCGGTCGCCGCACTGCAGTTCCAGGACGGCAGCATGCACGAGGCGGACATCGTGATCTTCACCGTCGGCGTGCGCCCGCAGGATTCGCTCGCGCGGCTGGCGCAGCTCGACGTGCATCCGGCCGGGGGCGTGCTGATCGACTCGCGCTGCCGGACCGCCGATGAGCACATCCTCGCGATCGGCGAGGTCGCGAACTACGACGGCCGGTCGGTCGGACTCGTCGCCCCCGGCTACGCGATGGCGGAGGTCGCGGCGACGCGCCTGTTGGGCGCAGACGCGACCTTCCCCGGCTACGACGACTCGGCGAAGCTCAAGCTCTCCGGCGTCGACGTCGCGAGCTTCGGCGACGCGATGGCCGACACGCCGAACGCCCTCGACGTGGTCTACACAGACCCCGTGCGCGGCGTGTACAAGAAGCTCGTGCTCTCCGACGACGCGAAGACGCTGCTCGGCGGCATCCTCGTCGGCGACGCCTCGGCGTACAGCTCGCTGCGTCCGCTGGTGGGCGCGCCGCTCGGTGCGGATCCGGCCGCGTACCTGCTGCCCGAGGGCGGCACAGGAATCCCCGACGACGAGCTGCCGGAATCCGCCGTCATCTGCTCGTGCTCGAATGTGACGGCCGGCCGCATCCGCGAGGCCGTCCACTCCGACGGCTGCGCTGACGTGGCAGCGGTCAAAGCGTGCACGAAGGCCGGAGCCACCTGCGGATCGTGCCTCTTCGCCGTGAAGAAGATCGTCGGACAGGAGTTGACGAAGCTCGGACAGGCGACCTCCGACGCCCTCTGCGAGCACTTCGCGATGTCGCGCAGACAGCTCTTCGACGCGGTGCGAGTATCGGAGATGTCGACGTTCAGCGCCATCATCGGGCGTTTCGGCACCGGCCGCGGCTGCGACATCTGCAAGCCGGCCCTCGCCAGCATCCTCGCGGTGCTGGTCGGCTCGCACGTGCTCGACGGCGAGAACGCCTCGCTGCAGGACACCAACGACCATGTGATGGCCAACATGCAGAAGGACGGCACCTACTCGGTGGTGCCGCGGATGCCCGGTGGCGAGGTCACGCCGGCAGGACTCATCGCGATCGGCAGCATCGCGGAGTCGTACGGCCTGTACACCAAGATCACGGGCGGCCAGCGGATCGACATGTTCGGTGCGCGACTCGAGCAGCTGCCGCAGATCTGGCAGCGGCTGGTCGACGCCGGCTTCGAATCCGGCCAGGCCTACGGCAAGGCCCTCCGCACCGTGAAGTCGTGCGTGGGGTCGACCTGGTGCCGCTACGGCGTGCTCGACGCGGTCGGCATGGCGGTGCGTCTGGAGCTCCGGTACCGGGGGCTGCGCGCCCCGCACAAGCTCAAGGTCGGGGTCTCCGGGTGCGCGCGTGAGTGCGCCGAGGCCCGGTCGAAGGACGTCGGCGTGATCGCGACCGAGAGCGGCTGGAACATGTACGTCGGCGGGAACGGCGGATTCTCCCCGCGGCACGCCGAGCTGCTGGCATCCGATCTCGACGATGAGGGCCTCATCCGCGCGATCGACCGCTTCTTCATGTACTACATCCGCACCGCGGACCGACTGCAGCGGACCGCCGGATGGTGCACCGAGCTCGACGGCGGTCTCGAAGGCCTCCGTGCCGTGATCTTCGACGACAGTCTCGGCATATGCGACGACCTCGACGTGGCCATGGCCGTGCACGTGGATCGCTACGAGGACGAGTGGGCGGCCACCCTGCGCGACCCGGTGAAGCTGCGGCGGTTCGAGTCGTTCGTGAACGCGACCGACACCCCCGATCCCTCGCTCGCCTACGTGCCGGAGCGGGGTCAGGCGCGTCCCGCCACCGCGCAGGAGCGCAGCGACGCTGCGGTGCTCATCGCCGGCACGACGCTGGAGGTGCGACGATGA
- a CDS encoding DUF349 domain-containing protein, with protein MSATEPTKPTPPVPGPPVPGPPRLPAPPRVPTPAAAPAAPAAAPSSDGTEWGRVSEDGTVEVREGDAWRVVGQYPDGTPEEALAYFVRKYDDIAFKVRALEQRHQAGGAAASDLVKQAGHVLAEATDAAAVGDLAGLRERLNALTASLSEATAQEAAQAKVLVDQAIAERTALVERAEEIASRDLSKVQWKQVTAELGELFDAWQAQQQNGPRLSKGVSQQLWKRFRDARGTVDKARRAFYSELDDTHKTARDAKTRLVERAEALAPRGVDGIASYRNLLDEWKAAGRAGRKADDALWARFKAAGDALYSARAEQSAAEEAASGPKIEARQALLEEAKAVADESNIKSARAMLTRIQRQWDEIGRIFPREKERALDDRLRVIEQALKAREEVDWKKNNPETKARANDMSSQLLEAIEKLEAELAAAEKSGDKKAAKAAADALEARRTWLNALGG; from the coding sequence TTGTCTGCCACCGAACCAACGAAGCCGACTCCACCCGTACCGGGTCCGCCCGTACCCGGTCCGCCGCGTCTTCCGGCACCGCCGCGCGTTCCCACGCCGGCTGCCGCTCCCGCAGCCCCCGCCGCTGCTCCCTCGAGCGACGGCACCGAATGGGGCCGCGTCAGTGAAGACGGCACCGTCGAGGTGCGCGAGGGCGACGCCTGGCGCGTGGTCGGTCAGTACCCCGACGGAACCCCCGAAGAGGCGCTCGCCTACTTCGTGCGCAAGTATGACGACATCGCCTTCAAGGTGCGCGCGCTCGAACAGCGCCATCAGGCCGGCGGAGCTGCAGCGAGCGACCTGGTCAAGCAGGCCGGTCACGTGCTCGCCGAGGCGACCGATGCCGCAGCCGTCGGCGACCTCGCCGGCCTTCGCGAGCGCCTGAACGCGCTCACCGCATCGCTGTCCGAGGCCACCGCTCAGGAGGCGGCTCAGGCGAAGGTCCTCGTCGACCAGGCGATCGCCGAGCGCACCGCTCTGGTCGAGCGGGCAGAGGAGATCGCGTCCCGCGATCTCTCGAAGGTGCAGTGGAAGCAGGTCACCGCCGAGCTCGGCGAGCTCTTCGACGCCTGGCAGGCGCAGCAGCAGAACGGCCCTCGTCTGTCGAAGGGCGTCTCGCAGCAGCTCTGGAAGCGGTTCCGCGACGCTCGCGGCACCGTCGACAAGGCGCGGCGCGCGTTCTACTCCGAGCTCGATGACACGCACAAGACCGCTCGCGATGCCAAGACACGTCTGGTGGAGCGCGCCGAGGCGCTGGCTCCGCGCGGCGTCGACGGCATCGCGTCGTACCGCAACCTCCTCGATGAGTGGAAGGCCGCCGGTCGCGCCGGTCGCAAGGCCGACGATGCGCTCTGGGCCCGGTTCAAGGCCGCCGGCGACGCGCTGTATTCGGCCCGCGCCGAGCAGAGCGCTGCCGAGGAGGCCGCGTCGGGTCCGAAGATCGAGGCGCGTCAGGCTCTCCTCGAAGAGGCCAAGGCCGTCGCCGATGAGTCCAACATCAAGAGCGCCCGTGCGATGCTCACTCGCATCCAGCGCCAGTGGGACGAGATCGGACGCATCTTCCCCCGTGAGAAGGAGCGTGCGCTCGACGACCGCCTTCGCGTCATCGAGCAGGCGCTCAAGGCTCGCGAAGAGGTCGACTGGAAGAAGAACAACCCCGAGACCAAGGCGCGAGCGAACGACATGAGCTCGCAGCTGCTCGAGGCGATCGAGAAGCTCGAGGCAGAGCTCGCGGCCGCCGAGAAGTCCGGAGACAAGAAGGCGGCCAAGGCCGCGGCGGATGCCCTCGAGGCTCGTCGCACCTGGCTCAACGCCCTCGGGGGCTGA
- a CDS encoding type IV toxin-antitoxin system AbiEi family antitoxin, with product MHPAFLYLPGDRLTIPELSAARLDGHVVELGEGYIPADLVEDSSTRAASIADLVPADTAASGPTAAWIHGAGDTPPARHHVRRAVQRRIRAMSTARIALHDTSLQPTDVLVIGGVTVMTPVRTMVDLALSVHRDESLRRWVLLLAQTDPRLVPEAISALETMGRVPGKRAGRGTLDRLPLTTR from the coding sequence ATGCATCCCGCGTTCCTGTATCTGCCCGGCGACCGTCTCACGATCCCCGAGCTCAGCGCGGCGCGGCTCGACGGTCACGTGGTCGAGCTCGGCGAAGGCTACATTCCGGCAGACCTGGTCGAGGACTCCAGCACGAGGGCCGCATCGATCGCGGATCTCGTGCCGGCCGACACCGCGGCGTCAGGTCCGACGGCCGCGTGGATCCACGGTGCGGGCGATACGCCGCCCGCACGCCACCACGTGCGGCGGGCGGTGCAGCGCCGGATCCGGGCGATGTCGACCGCCCGGATCGCCCTGCACGACACCTCTCTGCAGCCGACGGATGTGCTCGTGATCGGCGGCGTGACGGTGATGACGCCCGTGCGCACGATGGTCGACCTCGCGTTGAGCGTGCACCGCGACGAATCCCTGCGCCGGTGGGTGCTGCTGCTCGCTCAGACGGATCCGCGCCTCGTGCCGGAGGCGATCTCCGCCCTCGAGACGATGGGACGCGTACCCGGCAAGAGAGCCGGTAGGGGCACGCTCGACCGGCTCCCGCTCACGACGAGGTGA